From Rutidosis leptorrhynchoides isolate AG116_Rl617_1_P2 chromosome 3, CSIRO_AGI_Rlap_v1, whole genome shotgun sequence, a single genomic window includes:
- the LOC139900325 gene encoding FLUCTUATING-LIGHT-ACCLIMATION protein 1, chloroplastic-like, producing the protein MAPRSTEQCENHEVVKSIVGDKVTRNPYLKELTTDNGDDPNEVLRRSIKNVIIYFLQKPVITGTLLVLSISYDHRHALAASGGRVGGSAFSSFSSPSSSSSSSSYSSSDSYSSSSYPSYSESDSYTYKTRIISPSYESYTTQVGIPVCPNSAATKISSFDCFIDVIVPMTFFAICLVMVIGYISGSSDSDTVKGTSKTSLLKLQVGLLGTGRSLQKDLNRLAESADTSTSQGLSFVLQEMVLYWLQRHPDYYISAYSFVDIKKGVEECEKGFNEICIEERGKLDEKTLVNVNNIRRKSKNNAATQASNGLRNEFIVVTIIVAASGLHKLSPIKNSAQLKKALHILASIPSSKIMAAEVIWTPEKEDDTFSEQQLLQDYPLMCLL; encoded by the exons ATGGCTCCAAGATCCACCGAACAATGCGAG AATCATGAAGTCGTTAAAAGTATCGTTGGAGACAAAGTTACACGAAACCCCTATTTAAAAGAACTTACTACTGACAATGGTGATGATCCGAATGAAGTTTTACGGAGATCAATTAAGAATGTTATTATATATTTCTTGCAAAAACCAGTCATAACTGGCACTTTATTAGTTCTGTCAATTTCGTATGATCATCGCCATGCACTCGCTGCTTCCGGTGGACGAGTTGGCGGGAGTGCATTTTCTTCattttcttctccttcttcttcttcatcatcttcttcttattCGTCTTCTGATTCTTATTCATCTTCTTCATATCCTTCTTATTCTGAATCTGATTCATATACTTATAAAACTAGGATCATAAGCCCATCTTATGAAAGCTATACTACTCAGGTAGGCATCCCAGTCTGCCCAAATTCAGCAGCAACTAAGATTAGTTCATTTGATtgttttattgatgttattgttcCTATGACTTTCTTTGCAATTTGTTTGGTTATGGTGATTGGCTACATATCCGGTTCATCTGATTCTGATACTGTTAAAGGTACCTCAAAAACAAGTCTTCTCAAGCTTCAG GTTGGATTGTTGGGTACGGGTAGATCACTACAGAAGGATCTCAATCGGCTTGCTGAGTCTGCTGATACATCCACCTCGCAGGGTTTGAGCTTTGTATTGCAAG AAATGGTTTTATATTGGTTGCAGAGGCACCCTGATTATTACATTTCTGCTTATTCCTTT GTGGATATTAAGAAAGGTGTAGAAGAATGTGAGAAAGGTTTTAATGAGATTTGTATTGAAGAAAGGGGTAAATTAGATGAGAAGACTCTTGTTAATGTCAACAACATCAGAAGGAAATCAAAGAATAATGCAGCAACTCAGGCGTCTAATGGGTTGCGTAACGAGTTTATAGTG GTTACGATCATCGTTGCTGCTAGTGGCCTACATAAACTGTCACCGATCAAAAACAGTGCACAACTGAAGAAGGCTTTGCATATTTTGGCCTCTATTCCTTCAAGCAAAATTATG GCAGCCGAGGTGATATGGACCCCAGAAAAAGAAGATGATACTTTTTCAGAGCAACAACTGCTTCAAGATTATCCATTGATGTGCCTTCTATAG
- the LOC139896722 gene encoding FLUCTUATING-LIGHT-ACCLIMATION protein 1, chloroplastic-like, with protein sequence MNGVYESEIRFKELSAAERRKFDELTLVNFNNFRNQTVATEEYNGLPNEYIVITIIVAVWGIHELPAIKSVEKLKEALQKLSSISSSNIMAVEVLWTPQKENDILTERQVREDYPMLQPLSYSYINNITTPKICLE encoded by the exons ATGAATGGTGTATATGAAAGTGAGATAAGATTTAAAGAACTTTCAGCTGCAGAAAGGCGTAAATTTGATGAGTTGACTTTGGTCAATTTCAACAACTTCAGAAACCAAACTGTAGCAACTGAAGAATATAATGGCCTCCCTAATGAGTATATTGTG ATAACGATTATCGTAGCTGTTTGGGGCATACATGAACTGCCAGCCATTAAAAGTGTTGAAAAACTGAAGGAAGCTTTGCAAAAGCTGTCTTCCATCTCTTCAAGCAATATAATG GCGGTCGAGGTGTTGTGGACCCCACAAAAGGAAAATGATATTCTTACAGAGCGACAAGTGCGTGAAGATTATCCGATGTTGCAGCCGTTATCATATTCCTACATAAATAATATCACGACGCCTAAAATTTGCTTAGAATGA